In a genomic window of Diabrotica undecimpunctata isolate CICGRU chromosome 2, icDiaUnde3, whole genome shotgun sequence:
- the Ir62a gene encoding uncharacterized protein Ir62a, whose amino-acid sequence MKYLLQCVVFGLEIYFLTVTGENINTAESNCVDRILSTGKYNLHQRIIFLVNNDMKIKYPAIHYDVDYNLKLYDRGPGLFIIAGNITKILENIYKNTTKSHKCDFIISVPALDKSLFQVLEKYFVKNTILLLKNRYTSKESLDTGLYDVKPLNICSHLKYGILQVFLRVDLYKALKVFSPIVPPFVINPQDGIHAEIIKIIAKNMNLTIRYDVNGSNGVLDDKAFRAGKYDLYAGTINSYDLTAHLFEHTVFVTYDYLIYAFPKMVKINWLKIVHKEFTVSVWLCFFGLVLLLYILFVLFEKVLPNKTKLSIPLSLLRVLLEGAMDVSTNHVSLKILSITFILFGMLFTTAYKTKMFDIMTGDFTYDLYHEWDDIIKYKLKIGITDASLVKYYKQASKTVFSTINNNNLFEVCNDWLDCLNVTAIKKSTIIPLLSRSFYYFVPDHFLDSDGKPMFQIIYPKNVYQMYFSMGFKKGHPHFNTFNRKLQHFKEGGLTYVLYRKYSSKYKKAAALAEYKASIDSTILTLQSFQTTFIMYLIGICLSGIAFLAEVLHKKRKIST is encoded by the coding sequence GTGAAAATATCAATACAGCAGAAAGTAACTGTGTGGACCGAATACTATCAACTGGGAAATATAACTTACATCAAAGAATAATTTTTCTTGTAAACAACGATATGAAGATAAAGTATCCAGCAATTCACTACGACGTAGATTATAATCTGAAACTATATGATAGGGGTCCTGGTTTATTTATTATAGCaggaaatataacaaaaatattagaaaatatatacaaaaataccaCAAAGAGTCACAAATGTGATTTTATCATATCGGTACCTGCATTAGATAAGTCACTATTTCAAGtacttgaaaaatattttgttaaaaatactaTTTTGCTTTTAAAGAACAGATATACGAGTAAAGAATCTTTAGATACTGGACTATATGATGTCAAGCCTTTAAATATATGTTCGCATTTAAAATATGGAATTTTACAAGTATTTTTAAGAGTAGATTTATATAAAGCATTAAAAGTGTTTTCACCAATTGTGCCACCATTTGTAATTAATCCACAAGACGGTATCCACGCAGAGATTATAAAGATAATAGCAAAAAATATGAATCTAACTATTAGGTACGACGTAAACGGTTCTAATGGTGTTCTTGATGACAAAGCATTCCGGGCAGGAAAGTATGATTTGTATGCAGGAACTATAAATAGTTATGATTTAACAGCACATCTGTTTGAACATACAGTATTCGTAACATATGACTATTTAATTTACGCTTTCCCAAAAATGGTTAAAATAAACTGGTTAAAGATAGTTCATAAAGAATTTACGGTTTCAGTTTGGTTGTGCTTTTTTGGACTGGTATTGCTACTTTACATCCTTTTCGTTCTGTTTGAAAAAGTTCTTCCTAATAAGACCAAATTGTCTATACCTCTTTCCCTTTTACGTGTATTATTAGAAGGAGCTATGGATGTATCCACAAATCATGTGTCTTTAAAAATATTGTCTATTACCTTCATATTATTTGGTATGCTGTTCACCACAgcttacaaaacaaaaatgtttgaCATCATGACGGGGGATTTTACATATGATTTGTATCATGAGTGGGatgatattattaaatataaattgaaaatagGTATTACGGATGCTTCACTTGTCAAATATTATAAACAGGCATCAAAAACAGTATTTTCAACtattaacaacaataatttatTTGAAGTTTGTAATGATTGGTTAGACTGTTTAAATGTAACCGCTATAAAAAAATCGACGATTATACCACTTCTGTCAcgttcattttattattttgttcctGATCACTTTCTGGATTCCGACGGAAAACCTATGTTTCAGATTATTTACCCAAAGAACGTATATCAAATGTATTTTAGCATGGGTTTTAAAAAGGGACATCCAcattttaatacttttaatagAAAACTCCAGCACTTTAAAGAAGGGGGACTTACATATGTTCTATATCGAAAATATAGCAGTAAATATAAAAAAGCAGCAGCACTTGCCGAGTATAAAGCTAGCATTGATTCCACAATTCTTACACTTCAAAGTTTTCAGACTACGTTCATTATGTACTTAATTGGTATATGTTTAAGCGGTATTGCATTTTTAGCCGAAGTGttacacaaaaaaagaaaaatttcaacTTAA